The following are encoded together in the Capsulimonas corticalis genome:
- a CDS encoding HDOD domain-containing protein, whose amino-acid sequence MNADVRMQILLRQVKDLPSLPDVAVKVARTIDKPTTSANDVARVLSMDQGLTARVLRLANSVFYGATRRISTVSDAIVLLGMRTVRNLAMASSVEDVLGRELAGYAMQRGELWRHSCGCANVAQSLATLINYPVPEEAFVAGLLHDVGKVLLSVHMQVEFSGVLKLTEDEDISFMEAEQRILGFDHAEVGACVLERWNLPTPLVQAVRYHHTPMAQSEFSKLTALVHVADVICVMMGIGVGGDGLRYALDREAQERLGLSDEQIERQISDLSDLGKESTEILR is encoded by the coding sequence GTGAACGCTGATGTCCGAATGCAAATATTGCTGCGCCAGGTCAAGGACCTGCCCTCGCTGCCCGATGTCGCCGTCAAAGTCGCCCGCACGATCGACAAGCCCACGACAAGCGCCAACGATGTAGCGCGCGTTCTTTCCATGGACCAGGGACTGACCGCGCGGGTGCTGCGGCTGGCGAACTCCGTTTTTTACGGCGCGACGCGGCGCATCTCCACCGTTTCCGACGCGATCGTGCTGCTGGGCATGCGCACCGTGCGCAACCTGGCGATGGCAAGCTCGGTCGAAGACGTGCTTGGGCGCGAACTCGCGGGATACGCCATGCAGCGCGGCGAGCTGTGGCGGCATTCGTGCGGCTGCGCCAATGTCGCGCAGTCGCTCGCGACGCTCATTAACTATCCCGTGCCCGAAGAGGCGTTTGTCGCGGGTCTGCTGCACGATGTCGGCAAAGTCCTGCTCAGCGTCCATATGCAGGTCGAGTTTTCCGGCGTTCTCAAGCTCACGGAAGACGAAGACATCTCCTTTATGGAAGCCGAGCAGCGCATCCTGGGATTTGACCACGCCGAAGTCGGCGCCTGCGTGCTGGAGCGCTGGAACCTGCCGACGCCGCTCGTACAGGCCGTCCGCTACCACCATACGCCGATGGCGCAGTCGGAATTTTCCAAACTCACGGCGCTGGTCCATGTCGCCGACGTCATCTGCGTGATGATGGGCATCGGGGTCGGCGGCGACGGCCTGCGCTATGCGCTGGACCGCGAGGCGCAGGAACGGCTGGGACTTTCCGACGAACAGATCGAGCGTCAAATCAGCGATCTTTCCGATCTCGGAAAAGAGTCGACCGAAATCCTGCGCTAG
- a CDS encoding AraC family transcriptional regulator — translation MLDRLVETVTRHTEGHCGQLVIETAVKGVSLLRSPQQDRLSHSILKPTLCFVVQGAKQSMLGDKWINYRAGQALVVSIEMPAFGRIVEATQSKPYLSIGVELDIAALREVMESLSPPPQTARKVNRGVFVTDFHDPLADCLLRLMRLLDSPSAISALYPLIMREICYWLLTSPYGGEVANIVLGSGHMQGVIHAIHSLRENFDRPIRIEELADRARMSASAFHRQFKQTTSMTPLQFQKQLRLLEARRLMLTDSVSAEAAAYQVGYESASQFSREYARTFGAPPRRDIARMKTPEILPPASPQLHGPAWFEPQTSVV, via the coding sequence ATGCTGGATCGATTAGTGGAGACGGTGACCCGTCATACAGAAGGCCATTGCGGGCAACTCGTGATCGAAACGGCCGTCAAGGGAGTGTCTCTCCTGCGATCGCCCCAGCAGGACCGGCTCAGCCATTCGATTCTCAAGCCGACGCTGTGTTTCGTCGTCCAGGGGGCCAAGCAGAGCATGCTGGGAGACAAATGGATCAACTACCGCGCGGGGCAGGCGCTGGTGGTCAGCATCGAAATGCCGGCGTTCGGCCGGATCGTGGAAGCCACCCAGAGCAAGCCTTATCTCAGCATCGGCGTCGAGCTCGACATTGCAGCCCTGCGGGAAGTCATGGAATCGCTCAGTCCACCGCCTCAAACGGCCAGGAAGGTCAACCGGGGCGTGTTCGTGACCGACTTTCACGATCCATTGGCGGATTGCTTGCTGCGGCTGATGCGTCTGCTGGATTCTCCCAGCGCAATCTCGGCGCTTTATCCGCTGATCATGCGGGAAATCTGTTACTGGCTCCTCACCAGTCCGTACGGGGGAGAGGTGGCGAACATCGTTTTGGGCAGCGGTCATATGCAGGGCGTTATTCACGCCATCCATTCCCTGCGCGAGAATTTCGACCGGCCGATACGCATTGAAGAGTTAGCCGACCGGGCGCGGATGAGCGCATCGGCCTTCCATCGGCAGTTCAAGCAAACCACATCCATGACGCCTCTCCAGTTCCAGAAGCAGCTTCGACTGCTGGAAGCGCGAAGGCTGATGCTGACGGATTCCGTGAGCGCGGAGGCCGCCGCCTATCAGGTCGGGTATGAGAGCGCCTCGCAGTTCAGCCGGGAGTACGCGCGCACGTTCGGCGCCCCGCCGCGCCGCGATATCGCGCGGATGAAGACGCCTGAGATATTGCCGCCGGCAAGTCCGCAGCTTCACGGGCCGGCGTGGTTTGAGCCGCAGACTTCGGTGGTTTAA
- a CDS encoding molybdopterin molybdotransferase MoeA, translated as MLSYDDAIARILAQISPSTPVSVPILQSLGHTLAEDIHTQSPLPPFDNSAMDGYAVVGADAGNASVETPVALALLDTIAAGGDVAVRVTPGHAAPIMTGAPMPAGADTVVPVEDTKRVGDGVWVLEGAAPGQFVRKAGEDAPAGTLVVEKGSAIRAAEVGMFAAAGRAAALVYRRPRVGVISTGDELAEPGAVLGAAQIYNSNSYAVAAQVLEAGAEVAVRVHARDTFSDLRAAFDACADCDVILTTGGVSVGEFDFVKAVVEERGSVEFWRVAIRPGKPFVFGRCGQALLFGLPGNPVSAMVTFELFVRPALRQLLGAANPMRKIETAVLTEDVAHETGRRDFQRAVVTESVDELRVRATGRQGSGMLRSMVLANALMIVPEEVAGVQSGDTISVIRLSS; from the coding sequence ATGCTTTCCTACGACGACGCCATCGCGCGCATCCTCGCACAAATTTCTCCGTCCACGCCCGTCTCCGTCCCGATTTTACAATCCCTCGGCCACACTCTCGCCGAAGACATCCACACGCAGTCTCCCCTCCCCCCGTTTGATAACAGCGCCATGGACGGCTACGCCGTCGTCGGGGCCGATGCGGGAAACGCTTCAGTGGAAACGCCCGTCGCGCTTGCGCTGCTCGACACGATCGCGGCGGGCGGCGACGTCGCCGTGCGCGTCACGCCGGGACATGCCGCGCCGATCATGACGGGCGCGCCGATGCCGGCGGGCGCGGATACCGTGGTCCCTGTGGAGGATACGAAACGCGTCGGAGACGGCGTGTGGGTGCTGGAGGGGGCTGCGCCGGGTCAATTCGTGCGCAAGGCGGGCGAGGACGCGCCGGCGGGGACTTTGGTGGTGGAGAAGGGCTCCGCCATCCGGGCCGCCGAAGTTGGGATGTTCGCGGCGGCGGGGCGTGCTGCGGCGCTCGTTTATCGACGGCCGCGCGTCGGGGTGATCAGTACGGGGGATGAGCTGGCCGAACCGGGCGCCGTGCTCGGCGCGGCGCAGATTTATAACTCCAACAGTTACGCGGTTGCGGCGCAGGTGCTGGAGGCGGGCGCCGAGGTCGCCGTGCGCGTGCATGCGCGCGATACGTTTTCGGATCTTCGGGCGGCGTTTGACGCCTGCGCGGATTGCGATGTGATTTTGACGACCGGCGGGGTGTCCGTCGGCGAATTCGACTTTGTGAAAGCCGTCGTGGAGGAGCGTGGGTCGGTGGAGTTCTGGCGCGTGGCGATCCGGCCCGGCAAACCGTTCGTTTTTGGCCGCTGCGGCCAGGCGCTGCTCTTTGGGCTGCCCGGCAACCCTGTGTCGGCGATGGTGACCTTCGAGCTGTTCGTACGCCCCGCCCTGCGGCAACTTTTGGGCGCCGCGAATCCGATGCGCAAGATCGAAACCGCCGTCCTGACGGAAGATGTCGCGCATGAGACCGGGCGCCGTGACTTCCAGCGCGCCGTCGTCACCGAGAGCGTCGATGAGCTGCGCGTGCGGGCGACGGGGCGGCAGGGCTCCGGCATGCTGCGCTCCATGGTGCTCGCGAATGCCCTGATGATCGTTCCCGAGGAGGTCGCCGGCGTTCAATCGGGCGACACAATCTCCGTGATTCGGCTGAGCTCTTAG
- the moaA gene encoding GTP 3',8-cyclase MoaA, with translation MIPLIDPFGRAIQYLRISVTDRCNLRCVYCMPLDGVPYDAPEEVLSFDEIMRLVNLLAGHGLRKVRITGGEPLVRKNLPELVQRLAAVPQITDLGLTTNAVLLENQAQSLWDADLRRLNISLDTLQPDRFVKIARFAKFDEAMAGLAKAEALGFAPIKLNMVVMRGVNDDEILDMAALSLDHPYDVRFLEYMPIGQVTPWEWRASYVSNEEVIQRLSERFELQPIEAASSSTSRVFQIPGAVGRVGVINPISHKFCASCNRLRLTANGALVPCLADNYEYDIKTPLRAGASDEELIGHVKAALAHKPEQSDFEGRVERGGSIRIMAQIGG, from the coding sequence ATGATTCCACTCATCGATCCATTCGGGAGAGCCATCCAGTACCTGCGTATCTCCGTAACGGACCGCTGTAATCTGCGCTGTGTTTACTGCATGCCGCTCGATGGCGTCCCGTACGATGCGCCGGAGGAAGTGCTGTCGTTCGATGAGATCATGCGTTTGGTCAATTTATTAGCCGGACACGGTCTGCGCAAGGTGCGAATCACCGGCGGCGAGCCCCTGGTCCGCAAAAATCTTCCCGAACTCGTGCAGCGATTGGCGGCGGTCCCGCAAATCACCGATCTCGGCTTGACCACGAACGCGGTGCTGCTGGAGAATCAAGCGCAGTCGCTCTGGGACGCCGACCTGCGCCGTCTGAACATTTCGCTCGACACGCTTCAGCCGGATCGCTTCGTCAAGATCGCCCGCTTCGCAAAGTTCGACGAAGCCATGGCGGGCCTGGCGAAGGCGGAGGCGCTTGGATTCGCGCCGATCAAGCTCAATATGGTCGTGATGCGCGGCGTCAACGACGATGAGATTCTGGACATGGCCGCCCTTTCGCTCGATCATCCCTACGATGTGCGCTTTCTGGAGTACATGCCGATCGGACAGGTGACGCCCTGGGAGTGGCGCGCGAGCTACGTCTCCAACGAGGAAGTGATCCAGCGGCTGAGCGAGCGGTTTGAATTGCAGCCGATCGAAGCCGCGTCATCCAGCACGTCGCGCGTGTTCCAGATCCCCGGCGCCGTGGGACGAGTGGGCGTGATCAACCCCATCTCACATAAGTTCTGCGCCAGCTGCAACCGCCTGCGCCTCACGGCGAACGGCGCGCTGGTTCCGTGCCTCGCGGACAATTACGAATACGATATCAAGACTCCGCTGCGCGCGGGCGCGTCCGACGAGGAGCTGATCGGGCACGTTAAGGCGGCCCTGGCGCACAAGCCCGAGCAGTCGGACTTCGAGGGCCGGGTCGAACGCGGCGGGTCGATCCGAATCATGGCGCAGATCGGCGGTTAG
- a CDS encoding chemotaxis protein CheD has translation MGDIIAVEMGETKLTSTRGDRLLAFGLGACIGLCLYDPKRSLAAMVHIVLPQTLPNTSWKSSGKSSEPLLGKCAETAVPHALSEMFKNGASAASIRAAIVGGARIFTSASANGVPGSRLEIGPRNIIAVKEALALADIPLVAEEVGGRCGRTVTFEVETGRVLVRAIGAEEKLLVDLSGVCAPIRELKGIGSSER, from the coding sequence ATGGGAGACATCATCGCCGTCGAGATGGGCGAGACCAAATTAACCAGTACACGGGGCGATCGCCTTCTGGCTTTTGGGCTGGGAGCGTGTATCGGCTTATGCCTTTACGATCCAAAACGATCGCTGGCCGCGATGGTTCACATCGTCCTTCCCCAAACCCTTCCCAATACTTCTTGGAAATCTTCGGGTAAGTCCTCCGAACCGCTTCTGGGCAAGTGCGCCGAGACGGCGGTGCCGCACGCGCTTTCGGAGATGTTTAAAAACGGCGCAAGCGCCGCGTCGATCCGCGCCGCCATTGTCGGCGGCGCGCGGATCTTTACCTCCGCATCCGCGAACGGCGTGCCGGGCTCGCGGCTGGAGATCGGGCCGCGAAATATCATCGCCGTCAAGGAAGCGCTGGCCCTCGCCGATATTCCCCTCGTCGCCGAGGAAGTTGGAGGGCGATGCGGGCGCACGGTGACTTTTGAAGTGGAGACAGGACGCGTTCTGGTCCGCGCCATCGGCGCGGAGGAAAAGCTGCTTGTGGATCTTTCGGGCGTCTGCGCCCCGATCCGAGAGCTGAAAGGGATTGGATCCAGTGAACGCTGA
- a CDS encoding TCR/Tet family MFS transporter yields MQKRPASLVFIFITLLIDVLGFGVIIPVLPRLVSSLTGHGPSAGAHVFGLLMACFGLMQFLFSPLLGSLSDRYGRRPVLLLSLLFTVVDYVIQALAPTIEWLFVGRILAGITGASFTVANAYIADVTPPEKRAQSYGMIGAAFGIGFILGPAAGGLLGAVSPRAPFWAAAGLSLLNCIYGAFVLPESLAPENRRALSAGNLNPLRGFGILARFPWVLAMAASIGLLSLAQQCLQSTWVLYTTYRYHWTPIDNGLSLALIGLMTAIVQVGLIRVLVPKLGERRAVLVGFLFNVVGYLGFALASKGWMMYPVLIVWCLSGIAGPTIQGLLSKQYEANEQGAVQGALASLQSLTGVVGPILATWIFGYFTGPTTPKIIPGSPFFLGAVLIIGAGVLARGALRRQATTAPA; encoded by the coding sequence GTGCAAAAGCGCCCGGCCAGTCTGGTCTTTATCTTCATCACTCTGCTGATTGATGTTCTCGGCTTTGGCGTGATTATCCCCGTGCTGCCCCGTCTGGTGTCCTCACTGACGGGGCATGGCCCCAGCGCCGGCGCGCACGTCTTCGGACTGCTGATGGCGTGCTTCGGCCTGATGCAATTTCTCTTCTCGCCGCTGCTCGGCAGTCTCAGCGATCGATACGGCCGCCGACCGGTCCTTTTGCTGTCTCTGCTTTTCACGGTCGTCGACTACGTGATCCAGGCGCTCGCCCCCACCATCGAGTGGCTCTTTGTCGGCCGTATTCTGGCGGGCATTACGGGCGCCAGCTTCACCGTCGCAAACGCTTATATCGCCGATGTGACGCCTCCCGAGAAGCGCGCCCAGAGCTACGGCATGATCGGCGCGGCGTTCGGCATCGGCTTTATCCTCGGTCCCGCCGCCGGCGGGCTGCTCGGCGCCGTCTCGCCGCGCGCTCCGTTCTGGGCGGCGGCGGGCCTCAGCCTTCTGAACTGCATATACGGCGCGTTTGTGCTGCCCGAGTCGCTGGCGCCGGAAAACCGCCGCGCGCTCTCCGCCGGCAACTTGAACCCGCTGCGCGGCTTCGGCATCCTCGCCCGGTTCCCCTGGGTGCTCGCGATGGCCGCGTCGATCGGTCTGCTGAGCCTGGCGCAGCAGTGCCTGCAAAGCACCTGGGTGCTCTACACCACGTACCGTTACCACTGGACGCCGATCGACAACGGCCTTTCGCTCGCCCTGATCGGCCTCATGACCGCCATTGTCCAGGTCGGCCTGATCCGCGTCCTTGTGCCTAAGCTTGGCGAGCGCCGCGCCGTTCTCGTCGGCTTCCTCTTCAATGTCGTTGGATACCTGGGCTTCGCCCTCGCCTCGAAGGGCTGGATGATGTACCCAGTACTGATCGTCTGGTGCCTGAGCGGCATCGCCGGCCCCACGATTCAGGGTCTGCTTTCCAAGCAGTACGAAGCGAATGAGCAAGGCGCGGTCCAGGGCGCCCTCGCCAGCTTGCAGAGCCTGACGGGCGTCGTCGGCCCCATCCTCGCCACCTGGATTTTCGGCTACTTTACCGGCCCCACCACCCCCAAAATCATCCCCGGCTCTCCGTTCTTCCTCGGCGCCGTCCTCATCATCGGCGCCGGCGTCCTGGCGCGCGGCGCCCTGCGCCGGCAGGCGACGACCGCGCCGGCGTAA
- a CDS encoding MogA/MoaB family molybdenum cofactor biosynthesis protein — protein sequence MGDLVRVGVLTISDRCAAGEQEDVSGPAIKNALAGDPFVIALYAVVPDDRKQISDTLKRWCDDLQIDIILTTGGTGFAERDVTPEATRKVIERDAPNISQYLLIESVKKSPFAALSRGAAGARGRTLIVNLPGSPTGAGECATILKPILPHAAEILRGTAAGHPTV from the coding sequence ATGGGAGACCTAGTGCGCGTCGGCGTGCTGACGATTAGCGACCGGTGCGCGGCGGGGGAGCAGGAAGATGTGTCCGGCCCCGCGATCAAGAATGCCCTGGCTGGCGATCCCTTTGTGATCGCGCTCTACGCGGTCGTCCCGGACGATCGCAAACAGATCTCCGACACGCTGAAACGCTGGTGCGACGACCTGCAAATCGACATCATCCTGACCACCGGCGGCACCGGCTTCGCGGAGCGTGACGTCACCCCCGAAGCGACCCGCAAGGTCATCGAGCGCGACGCGCCCAATATCAGCCAATACCTCCTGATCGAATCGGTCAAAAAGAGTCCCTTCGCCGCCCTCTCACGCGGCGCCGCCGGCGCGCGCGGCCGAACATTGATCGTCAATCTCCCCGGCAGCCCCACCGGCGCCGGCGAGTGCGCGACCATCTTGAAACCGATCCTGCCGCACGCGGCGGAGATCTTGCGAGGGACGGCGGCGGGGCATCCGACGGTTTAG
- a CDS encoding aldo/keto reductase family oxidoreductase, with amino-acid sequence MSTTLPGGEYKLAEDLILTRVGYGAMQLAGPHVFGPPKDHDGALAVLREVVELGVTHIDTSDFYGPHVTNQLIKEALHPYPAQLRIVTKVGARRDEVGNWPKALSPDDLRQAIHDNLNNLGVSAIDVVNLRVGDFSAPAAGSIEEPFTVLAEMQRDGLIKHLGLSTVNAEQIAEAQSIAPVVCVQNFYNIANRQDDALIDSLAEQGIAYVPYFPLGGFSPLQSDTLSQVAARLNATPMAVALAWLLHRAPNILLIPGTSSVAHLRENVAGAGLELPEDAIEELNGIGG; translated from the coding sequence ATGTCCACCACACTGCCGGGAGGCGAATACAAGCTCGCCGAAGATCTCATCCTCACTCGCGTAGGCTACGGCGCCATGCAGCTGGCCGGCCCGCACGTCTTCGGACCTCCGAAGGACCATGACGGCGCGCTCGCGGTCCTGCGCGAAGTTGTTGAACTCGGCGTCACCCACATCGACACCAGCGACTTCTACGGCCCGCATGTCACCAATCAACTGATCAAAGAGGCGCTCCATCCTTACCCCGCGCAGCTTCGGATCGTCACCAAGGTCGGCGCGCGGCGGGACGAGGTCGGCAATTGGCCCAAAGCGCTGTCGCCCGACGATCTCCGCCAGGCCATCCACGATAACCTCAACAACCTCGGCGTCAGCGCCATCGACGTCGTCAATCTGCGCGTCGGCGACTTCAGCGCTCCGGCGGCGGGCTCGATCGAGGAGCCGTTTACCGTGCTCGCCGAAATGCAGCGCGACGGTCTGATCAAGCATCTGGGTTTAAGCACCGTCAACGCCGAGCAAATCGCCGAGGCGCAGTCCATCGCGCCGGTCGTCTGCGTGCAGAATTTCTACAACATCGCGAACCGGCAGGACGACGCGCTCATCGACTCACTGGCCGAACAAGGGATTGCCTATGTCCCGTACTTCCCCCTCGGCGGCTTTTCCCCTCTGCAATCGGACACGCTGTCCCAAGTCGCCGCCCGTTTAAACGCCACCCCCATGGCCGTCGCCCTGGCCTGGCTGCTGCACCGCGCCCCGAACATTCTGCTCATCCCCGGGACATCGTCGGTGGCGCACCTCAGAGAAAACGTCGCCGGCGCCGGCCTCGAGTTGCCGGAAGACGCGATTGAAGAGTTGAATGGGATCGGTGGATAA
- a CDS encoding DinB/UmuC family translesion DNA polymerase: protein MALKWLFLDMNAFFASVEQQENPRLRGKPVAVVPVMSDSTCCIAASYEAKRFGIKTGTNVGEARRLCPHLILIETTSHSHYREYHNAIVNVVESCLPVTEIWSVDEMVCKLWANEKRAEDALALGQKIKSEIFRNVGEQMCCSVGLSLNPFLAKVAGELQKPNGLVALDEEDLPHRLYKLKLTDFPGINRSMEARFHAAGVRTTEHMCALSQEQMRRVWGGVMGEYWWRQLRGEYVQRPTNERRSVSHTHVMPPELRTPAGAAAVQCRLLEKAAERMRGLGFYARGMGVFARGVAHDKWENHCRFAPCADTWTLMEIMQSLFHHPFRQPKQVGVALYDLVPVKNVTGSLFDDYERRWRLSVAMDGINQRFGRHTITMASSRRAETAKEDKIAFGKIAEIV, encoded by the coding sequence ATGGCGCTCAAATGGTTGTTTTTGGATATGAACGCGTTTTTCGCCTCGGTGGAGCAGCAGGAGAACCCCCGGCTGCGCGGAAAACCGGTCGCCGTCGTCCCCGTCATGTCGGATTCGACTTGCTGCATCGCCGCCTCTTACGAAGCCAAGCGCTTTGGAATCAAAACCGGGACGAATGTCGGGGAGGCCCGTCGTCTTTGCCCACACTTAATTCTGATTGAAACGACAAGCCACAGTCACTACCGAGAGTATCACAACGCGATCGTCAACGTCGTGGAGAGCTGTCTGCCCGTCACCGAGATCTGGTCCGTGGATGAGATGGTGTGTAAGCTCTGGGCGAATGAAAAGCGCGCCGAGGACGCCCTTGCCCTGGGCCAGAAGATCAAATCGGAAATCTTCCGAAATGTAGGCGAACAGATGTGCTGTTCTGTGGGACTGAGTTTGAATCCGTTCCTCGCGAAAGTCGCGGGCGAGCTGCAAAAGCCCAACGGTTTGGTGGCGCTGGATGAAGAAGACCTCCCGCATCGCCTCTACAAGCTCAAGCTGACCGACTTTCCCGGCATCAATCGGAGCATGGAAGCCCGTTTCCATGCCGCCGGCGTGCGCACAACAGAACATATGTGCGCTTTATCGCAAGAACAGATGCGGCGGGTGTGGGGCGGGGTGATGGGGGAATACTGGTGGCGACAGCTGCGCGGCGAGTATGTCCAGCGGCCGACCAACGAGCGGCGCAGCGTCAGCCACACGCATGTGATGCCGCCGGAGCTGCGCACGCCCGCCGGCGCGGCCGCCGTCCAGTGCCGGCTTCTGGAAAAGGCGGCGGAGCGGATGCGCGGGCTGGGGTTTTACGCGCGCGGCATGGGCGTCTTCGCACGCGGCGTCGCGCACGACAAATGGGAGAACCACTGCCGCTTCGCCCCCTGCGCGGACACCTGGACATTGATGGAGATCATGCAGTCGCTGTTCCACCATCCTTTCCGGCAGCCCAAACAAGTCGGCGTCGCCCTCTACGACCTTGTCCCCGTCAAGAACGTCACCGGCTCCCTCTTCGACGACTACGAACGCCGCTGGCGCCTTTCCGTGGCGATGGACGGGATCAACCAGCGCTTCGGCCGCCACACGATCACCATGGCGAGCTCCCGCCGCGCGGAGACGGCGAAGGAGGATAAGATCGCGTTTGGGAAGATTGCGGAGATTGTGTGA
- the moaC gene encoding cyclic pyranopterin monophosphate synthase MoaC, whose product MPELTHLDEHGQARMVDVSGKAATRRVARAQAVVGMAPQTLSLIRDNALGKGDALAVARVAGILAAKRVDELIPLCHTLPLWDVDVEFTFGEDRLTITTTAVTVAPTGIEMEALTAATVAALTIYDMAKAVDKRIEIGEIHLLSKTGGKSGDFTWET is encoded by the coding sequence ATGCCCGAGCTCACCCATTTGGACGAACACGGCCAGGCGCGCATGGTGGATGTCAGCGGCAAGGCGGCCACCCGCCGCGTGGCCCGCGCCCAGGCGGTTGTCGGCATGGCGCCGCAAACGCTGTCCTTGATCCGCGATAATGCGCTGGGCAAGGGCGACGCCCTCGCCGTCGCGCGCGTCGCCGGTATCCTGGCGGCGAAAAGGGTGGATGAGCTAATCCCCCTGTGCCATACGCTGCCCCTCTGGGATGTCGATGTGGAGTTTACGTTTGGCGAGGACCGCCTCACGATCACCACGACCGCCGTGACGGTGGCGCCGACCGGAATAGAGATGGAAGCGCTGACGGCGGCCACGGTCGCGGCGCTGACGATTTACGATATGGCGAAGGCGGTGGACAAGAGAATTGAGATCGGCGAGATCCATCTGTTGTCCAAGACCGGCGGAAAGAGCGGAGACTTTACATGGGAGACCTAG
- the tig gene encoding trigger factor has product MQVTKEPIDPCQVALTIEVEQDKVVHAVDKAYREYAKYVNVPGFRKGKAPMSFVRQRVPESDVRQRTAELLVESAYGDALKESETDPYAPPKLELLQLDLAGSPFIFKALVPLAPKVELGDYKGLEVEKKIYDISDSDVDEEIERLRERAADYPMAERAVENRDLVVADVSVKLDDQEATEPRPTMIELGADNLPGFDEQILGASVGDTKTFTLAYPADYPQVELQGKDAEFSVTIKEVRTKVVPESNDELAGKITNGRITTLDELKSNIKTDMGRSLSQSSENEADNALVEKIIEKASIQYPPVLVESEIEDEYKFLQQRLAQNGTNVDDYLANIGTSREQLYNQFKDSAEKRIRVGLVLGEIARQEELTLTEPDIDAAIAEAAEQQNTSPAAMRAFLEKNEGFENIRNRAQAKKVLDFIRGSAIIKEKVVKPGQTENPTDEAAAPEAAAATAEGEEVPAPKKKAPRASSKKKESDDQNES; this is encoded by the coding sequence ATGCAGGTGACAAAAGAGCCGATTGACCCGTGTCAAGTCGCTCTCACGATTGAAGTGGAACAGGACAAGGTCGTCCACGCTGTTGACAAAGCTTATCGCGAATATGCGAAGTACGTCAATGTCCCCGGTTTCCGTAAGGGCAAAGCGCCGATGTCGTTCGTTCGTCAGCGCGTACCCGAATCCGATGTGCGCCAGCGCACGGCCGAGCTGTTGGTGGAATCCGCCTACGGCGACGCGCTGAAGGAAAGCGAGACGGATCCTTACGCTCCGCCGAAGCTGGAGCTTCTTCAGCTGGACCTCGCCGGCAGCCCCTTCATCTTCAAAGCCCTCGTCCCGCTGGCCCCGAAGGTCGAGCTGGGCGATTACAAGGGGCTCGAAGTCGAAAAGAAGATCTACGACATCAGCGACTCGGACGTGGATGAAGAGATCGAGCGCCTGCGCGAGCGCGCGGCCGATTACCCGATGGCCGAGCGCGCGGTGGAGAACCGTGACCTCGTCGTCGCCGATGTCTCCGTGAAGCTCGACGATCAGGAAGCCACCGAACCCCGCCCGACCATGATCGAGCTGGGCGCGGACAACCTGCCCGGCTTCGACGAGCAGATCCTCGGCGCAAGCGTCGGCGACACCAAGACCTTCACCCTCGCCTACCCCGCCGACTATCCGCAGGTCGAACTTCAAGGCAAGGACGCTGAGTTCAGCGTCACCATCAAGGAAGTCCGCACCAAGGTCGTTCCCGAGAGCAATGATGAGCTGGCCGGCAAGATCACCAACGGCCGCATCACCACGCTGGATGAGCTGAAGTCCAATATCAAGACCGATATGGGCAGATCGCTCTCTCAGTCCTCGGAAAACGAAGCGGACAACGCGCTGGTCGAGAAGATCATCGAAAAGGCGTCCATTCAGTATCCGCCGGTCCTGGTCGAATCCGAGATCGAAGACGAGTACAAGTTCCTCCAGCAGCGTCTGGCGCAGAACGGCACCAACGTCGACGATTACCTCGCCAACATCGGCACCTCCCGCGAGCAGCTCTACAACCAGTTCAAGGACTCGGCGGAGAAGCGCATTCGCGTCGGTCTGGTGCTGGGCGAGATCGCCCGCCAGGAAGAGCTCACGCTGACGGAGCCGGACATCGACGCGGCGATCGCGGAAGCCGCCGAGCAGCAGAACACCAGCCCGGCCGCCATGCGCGCCTTCCTGGAGAAGAACGAAGGCTTCGAGAATATCCGCAATCGGGCTCAGGCGAAAAAAGTCCTCGACTTTATCCGTGGTTCCGCCATAATTAAAGAGAAGGTCGTAAAGCCCGGACAAACCGAGAATCCGACGGATGAAGCCGCCGCCCCCGAAGCTGCCGCCGCCACCGCCGAAGGCGAGGAAGTCCCCGCGCCCAAGAAGAAGGCGCCCCGGGCCAGCTCTAAAAAGAAAGAGAGCGACGATCAGAATGAGTCTTGA